The proteins below come from a single Chitinivorax tropicus genomic window:
- a CDS encoding EamA family transporter, with product MSRYFDYLYIFATLGFTVYGQLILKWRIAQFGPLPAELVDKLKFLLGLLFDPAIFSGFAAAFLASLAWMAAMTKFDLSHAYPFMSLNFVVVLLLSGWLLSEPMTMQKSLGVGLIVLGTVVAARG from the coding sequence ATGAGCCGCTATTTTGACTATCTATATATCTTTGCTACTCTGGGCTTCACAGTCTACGGGCAGCTAATTCTCAAATGGCGAATTGCGCAGTTTGGTCCGCTACCCGCAGAGTTGGTAGATAAGCTCAAATTCCTTCTCGGGCTTCTCTTCGATCCAGCGATATTTTCAGGTTTCGCTGCTGCATTTCTGGCATCTCTTGCATGGATGGCTGCTATGACGAAATTTGATTTGAGTCATGCTTACCCCTTCATGAGCCTCAATTTCGTCGTGGTTTTGCTGTTAAGTGGCTGGCTTTTGAGTGAACCCATGACTATGCAAAAATCACTAGGGGTTGGATTGATTGTGCTTGGTACAGTGGTAGCGGCTCGTGGTTAG